A single window of Solanum dulcamara chromosome 5, daSolDulc1.2, whole genome shotgun sequence DNA harbors:
- the LOC129890010 gene encoding osmotin-like protein OSML13, translating into MGYYLRSSLVFFLLAFVTYTYAATIEVRNNCPYTVWAASTPIGGGRRLDRGQTWVINAPRGTKMARIWGRTGCNFNGAGRGSCQTGDCGGVLQCTGWGKPPNTLAEYALDQFSNLDFWDISLVDGFNIPMTFAPTNPSGGKCHAIHCTANINGECPGSLRVPGGCNNPCTTFGGQQYCCTQGPCNPTDLSRFFKQRCPDAYSYPQDDPTSTFTCPSGSTNYRVVFCPNGVTGPNFPLEMPASTDEVAK; encoded by the coding sequence ATGGGCTATTACTTGAGATCTTCTTTGGTTTTCTTCCTCCTTGCTTTTGTGACTTATACTTATGCTGCCACTATCGAGGTCCGAAACAACTGTCCGTACACTGTTTGGGCGGCGTCGACCCCGATAGGTGGTGGTCGACGTCTAGATCGAGGCCAAACATGGGTCATCAATGCACCAAGGGGCACTAAGATGGCACGTATATGGGGTCGTACTGGTTGTAACTTCAATGGTGCTGGTAGAGGTTCGTGTCAGACTGGTGATTGTGGTGGGGTACTACAGTGTACTGGGTGGGGCAAACCCCCAAACACCCTGGCCGAATATGCCTTGGACCAGTTCAGCAACCTAGATTTCTGGGACATTTCTTTAGTCGATGGATTTAATATACCGATGACTTTCGCCCCGACCAATCCTAGTGGAGGAAAATGCCACGCAATTCATTGCACGGCTAACATAAATGGTGAATGTCCTGGTTCACTTAGAGTGCCCGGAGGATGTAACAACCCTTGTACCACGTTTGGAGGACAACAATATTGTTGCACCCAAGGTCCATGTAATCCTACTGACTTGTCGAGATTTTTCAAACAAAGATGTCCTGATGCGTATAGCTACCCACAAGATGATCCTACTAGCACATTTACTTGCCCCAGTGGTAGTACAAATTATAGGGTTGTCTTTTGTCCTAATGGTGTCACTGGCCCAAATTTCCCCTTGGAGATGCCTGCAAGTACTGATGAAGTGGCTAAGTAA
- the LOC129890007 gene encoding ethylene-responsive proteinase inhibitor 1, which translates to MEAKKSMVKLVAFLLILASCFQSLTARDLEMEVSDGLNVLQLHDVSQSFCPGVTKESWPELLGTPAKFAKQIIQKENPKLTNVETLLNGSSFTEDLRCNRVRLFVNVLDIVVQTPKVG; encoded by the exons ATGGAGGCAAAGAAATCTATGGTGAAGTTGGTTGCTTTCTTGCTAATTCTTGCATCAT GCTTTCAATCCCTTACTGCTCGAGATTTGGAAATGGAAGTGAGTGATGGCTTAAATGTCTTGCAATTACATGATGTGTCTCAATCATTTTGTCCAG gAGTGACAAAGGAAAGTTGGCCAGAACTTCTTGGGACACCAGCTAAGTTTGCTAAGCAAATAATTCAGAAGGAAAATCCAAAATTAACAAATGTTGAAACTCTACTGAATGGTTCGAGTTTTACAGAAGATTTGAGATGCAATCGAGTTCGTCTCTTTGTTAATGTATTGGACATTGTTGTACAAACACCCAAAGTTGGTTAA
- the LOC129890008 gene encoding osmotin-like protein OSML81, with translation MAYYLKSCFVFFLLAFVTYTYAATIEVRNNCPYTVWAASTPIGGGRRLNRGQTWVINAPRGTKMARIWGRTGCNFNAAGRGSCQTGDCGGVLQCTGWGKPPNTLAEYALDQFSKLDFWDISLVDGFNIPMTFAPTKPSGGKCHAIHCTANINGECPNALKVPGGCNNPCTRFGGQQYCCTQGPCGPTELSKFFKKRCPDAYSYPQDDPTSTFTCPGGSTNYRVVFCPNGVADPNFPLEMPASTDEVAK, from the coding sequence ATGGCTTACTACTTGAAatcttgttttgttttcttcctCCTTGCCTTTGTGACTTACACTTATGCTGCCACTATCGAGGTCCGCAACAACTGCCCATACACCGTCTGGGCGGCGTCGACTCCGATAGGCGGTGGTCGACGTCTGAATCGAGGCCAAACATGGGTCATCAATGCTCCAAGGGGCACTAAGATGGCACGTATATGGGGTCGTACTGGTTGTAACTTCAATGCTGCAGGCAGAGGTTCATGTCAGACTGGTGATTGTGGTGGAGTCTTGCAGTGTACTGGATGGGGCAAACCCCCAAACACCTTGGCTGAATATGCCTTGGACCAATTTAGCAAGCTAGATTTCTGGGACATTTCTTTAGTCGATGGATTTAATATTCCGATGACTTTTGCTCCCACCAAACCTAGTGGTGGGAAATGCCACGCAATTCATTGTACGGCCAATATAAATGGTGAATGCCCTAACGCCCTAAAGGTACCTGGAGGATGTAACAATCCTTGTACCAGGTTCGGAGGACAACAATATTGTTGCACCCAAGGTCCATGTGGTCCTACAGAATTGTccaaatttttcaagaaaagatGCCCTGATGCGTATAGCTATCCACAAGATGATCCTACTAGCACATTTACTTGTCCTGGAGGTAGTACAAATTATAGGGTTGTCTTTTGTCCTAATGGTGTTGCTGACCCAAATTTCCCCTTGGAGATGCCTGCAAGTACTGATGAAGTGGCCAAGTAA